The Paenibacillus sp. FSL R7-0345 DNA segment CTCAGGCAGCTTGTTGAACAGGCTGTCCATCGTATCTTCATAGATGCCATTGGATTTGTCCTGCAGCGCACGGATCACTGGTCTCACGCCAAGCGTCTTCAGCCACACCTGGAATTCGTCCATCTCTTCCGCAATCATCACTTCGATCTTCGCGGCTTCACTGCGGCGCATCTCCAGATTGCTCTCCACGATGCCTTCCAGATCATCAATATCGTACAGGAACACACCCTGCACATTGGCAGCTTCCGGATCGATGTCACGCGGCACGGCGATGTCGATCATGAACAGCGGCCGCGACGGGCGGCGCTTCATGCCGGCAGACACCTGGTCCGCAGACAGCACATAGCCCTCAGCTCCGGTGGAGCTGATTACAATATCAACCTCATCCAGATGCTGCAGCGCATCATCAATCGTGCTCGGCTTGCCGGAGAACTTCTCCGCCAGCTCAACCGCGCGCGAAAGCGTACGGTTCGCAACAATGACTTCAGCCGCTCCGCTGCTGTACAGGTGCTTGACGGTCAGCTCACTCATTTTGCCAGCGCCGAGAATCAGCACTCTTTTGCCGGTGAACATGCCAAAGATCCGCTTACCCAGCTCCACAGCCGCATAGCTCACTGAAACGGCACTCTCACCGATCGAAGTCTCGTTATGGGCACGTTTGCCGAGCGTCACGGCCTGCTTGAACAGCTGGTTGAACCAGGTACCGGTCACACCCTCGCCCTGGGCAGTCAAAAAAGCATTACGCACCTGTCCCAGAATCTGCGTCTCACCAATCACCATCGAATCCAGACCGCAGGTTACGCGGAACAGATGGGCAATGGCCTGCTCATCCTCGTATATATACATATGCTGCGTAAATTGCTCACTTTTTACATTGAACCACTGCTCCATAAAGCTACGGATGAAATATCCGCACATATGAAGGCGGTCGACGACCACATAAATTTCCGTCCGGTTACAGGTGGCAACGACAACCCCTTCCAGAACGCTTTTGGTCTTCATCAGCTGATGAAGCGCTTCGGGCAGATCCTTCTCTGCAAAAGCGAACTGTTCCCTCACCTCAACGGGAGCCGTACGGTAATTCAGGCCAACGACGACAATATGCATCGCTTGTTCACCATCCTAGTCTATATTCAGTGGTGTAGGCACTGTCTTTCACACAATCTCAAATCACGTGTGTTAAGTATATCACATCAAAATGCGGCATTTTACAAAACCTTTGAACTCTTTATGACATACAGATAATAATGATTATAAATAAAAAACCATAAAAGTACTATGGTTTATGATGGGTTATTTTTATTTTATTTATAAGTCAGACGAAACGTAACACCATTCCTGTTTTGCCAAACAAAGCCTTCATTATCATTAATGTTATATAACATTACATTAAATCAAGGATTGACACACACAAACCTCGGTGATAGCATATATAAAAATAATACGAGTCACAATATATAACATGTATATTACAAATGAATAACTCTTGTATAAGCTCATTAATCCGGTTTGAGCGTTTCTACAGGCAACCGTAAATTGCCCCAGGCTACAAGAGACACCGCAATAACAAAGAAGCTATGATTCGCACTGCTGCAGACTTTACTGTAACCGTGCGCTTTTAGCCGCATTTGCTCTGCGTGTGTCTCTTGTATTCCGGGGTTTTTGCATATTCAGACAAAGGGAGTGAAGGCCATGAGCGCATCCTATGCACGGCTCAGTGAATCCATCAGCAGCGCCAAGAACGTGAGGATCTTCAAAAATAAGGACACTACCTATGATTTTAAGCTGTACCCTTTTGGCGAACGCGGCACCTACATCCACCCGGAGCTGATCAGTGAAATTACCGCTAATCTGGCCAGCAGCATTACGGAGCAGTTCCCGGCCTTTGATTACATCGTATCGCCCGAGCCGGGCGGTCATACCTGGGGGATGCTGGCAGCCTACAAGCTGAACAAGCCGATGAACATTCTGCGGCTCAGCACCGAGCTGTACGACAATTATGAGGTATGCATCAAGCGGGAGACCGCGTATAACGAAAATTATATTTATTTTGACGGCTTCAAGTCGGGGGACAGGGTGCTTATTCTCGATGATGTCATCAGCTCGGGCGCAACAATCCGCTGCATTGCGGATCAAATGAAGATTATGGGGATCGAGCTTGTCGGGGTGCAGGGCATTCTGGCCAAAGGCGAGCACTATAAGAAGCTTGAGGCAGACTACGGATTTCCGGTTCGGGTGCTGTCAGCGGTGTAACGGACACGGACGGTTCAATGAAAGAAGAATACTGTGGAATTTACAAAAGCGGACTGCCTGCGGCAACAGTTAAGGAGACGCACTCACCATACCTTTAAGGAGTGAACACAATGGCTTACTATTATGAGCAGCCGTCCAGAACGTTCAGCGAATTCCTGCTCGTTCCGAGTCTGACGACCAAAGCATGTATCCCGGGAAATGTGGATCTCCGCACGCCCGTAACCAAATTCAAGCGCGGCGAGACGCCGGCCCTAACGATGAACCTGCCGGTGACCTCTGCCGTTATGCAGGCGGTCTCTGACCACAATATGGCGATTGCTCTGGCCAAAAGCGGCGGCATCTCCTTCATCTACGGCTCCCAATCCGTCGAGCAGCAGGTCGAGATGGTCCGCCGGGTCAAAAAATTCAAAGCAGGCTTCGTCGTAAGCGACGCTAACCTTCGTCCGGAGGATACCCTGCAGGATGTGCTCGCCCTCAAAGCCCGCAGCGGCCACTCCACCATCGCCATCACCGACAACGGGGAGCCGACCGGCAAGCTGATGGGCATCGTTACCAGCCGTGATTACCGCGAAAACCGGCTGCCCCGGGAATGTCCGATTACCGGATTCATGACCCCGCTCTCCTCCTTAATTTACGCTCAAGAAGGCATTACCCTGACTGAAGCCAATGATATGATCTGGGATCACAAGCTGAACTGCCTGCCGGTTGTGAACAGCGAGGGCAATCTGATGTACCTGGTCTTCCGCAAGGATTATGACAGCCATCAGGAATATCCGCTGGAGCTGCATGACAGCAACAAGCAGCTGATCGTCGGCGCCGGCATTAACTCGCGTGACTATAAGGAGCGGGTTCCGGCACTGGTGGAAGCTGGAGCGGATGTGCTCTGCATCGACTCCTCAGACGGCTATTCCGAATGGCAGGCCGAGACAATCCGGTATATTAAGGAAACGTTCGGGGAGGCTGTAAAGGTTGGCGCCGGCAATGTCGTGGATAAGGAGGGTTTTCTCTACCTAGTGGAGGCTGGAGCAGATTTCATCAAGGTCGGGATCGGCGGAGGCTCCATCTGCATTACCCGGGAGCAAAAAGGCATCGGCCGCGGCCAGGCCTCCTCTGTAATCGAAGTAGCTGCCGCCCGCCAGGAGTACTACGAGCAAACTGGAATCTACGTGCCGATCTGCTCTGACGGCGGGATCGTTCACGACTACCATATTGTGCTCGCCCTGGCGATGGGCGCTGATTTTGTTATGCTGGGCCGCTACTTTGCCCGGTTCGACGAGAGCCCTGGCCGCAAGCTGCTGGTCGGCGGGAACTTCGTCAAGGAATACTGGGGCGAAGGCTCCAGCCGGGCCCGCAACTGGCAGCGTTACGACTTCGGCAATGCCGACAAGGAGAGCAAGCTGGAATTCGAGGAAGGCGTCGATTCCTTCATCCCGTATGCCGGCCGGCTCAAGGATAATCTCGATCTATCCATCAGCAAAATCAAATCAACCATGTGCAACTGCGGCGCCCTGACCATCCCCCAGCTGCAGCAGCACGCCAAAATCACCCTTGTCTCCGCAACAACTATTTACGAAGGCGGGGCACATGATGTTATGCTAAAGGAGAAGGATCGTACATCCTGACAGATAATATCGACGCACAAGGAGCAGTGGTTATGAACGAATTACGCAAGGTACTGGTAAGCAAGGCAGAGCTGGAGAGCAAAGTACGGGAGCTGGGCGCCGTCATCTCACGCGATTATGAAGGCAAGGAGCTTGTCCTCATCGGCATCCTGAAGGGAGCCGCCGTATTCATGTCCGATCTGATGCGGGAGATCACCTTCCCGGTCGCCGTTGACTATATGTCCGTATCCAGCTATGGCAGCAGCGCTACCACTTCAGGTGTCATCACCATCAAGCAGGACATCGACACCGACATCCGCGGCAAACACGTCCTGCTCGTCGAGGACCTGATCGACACCGGCCTCACCCTGCAGCACCTGAAGCAGCTCTTCGCCCTCCGCGAAGCCGCCAGCGTCCGCATCTGCACCATCCTCAGCAAGCCCTCCCGCCGCGTGGCCGATATTCCTATCGACTACAACGGCATCGACATCCCCGACGAATTCGTCGTCGGCTACGGCCTCGACTACGCCGAGCAATACCGCAACCTGCCGGAGGTATGGATTGTGGAGACGGATGGCGGGCATTAAGCTGTAGGAAAACAAAGAAACCCAGGGTCTTCAAACGACCTGGGTTTCACGACATTCTGACGGAGGCCTTTAGGCCTCCGTTTTGCTGTC contains these protein-coding regions:
- the hemA gene encoding glutamyl-tRNA reductase; translation: MHIVVVGLNYRTAPVEVREQFAFAEKDLPEALHQLMKTKSVLEGVVVATCNRTEIYVVVDRLHMCGYFIRSFMEQWFNVKSEQFTQHMYIYEDEQAIAHLFRVTCGLDSMVIGETQILGQVRNAFLTAQGEGVTGTWFNQLFKQAVTLGKRAHNETSIGESAVSVSYAAVELGKRIFGMFTGKRVLILGAGKMSELTVKHLYSSGAAEVIVANRTLSRAVELAEKFSGKPSTIDDALQHLDEVDIVISSTGAEGYVLSADQVSAGMKRRPSRPLFMIDIAVPRDIDPEAANVQGVFLYDIDDLEGIVESNLEMRRSEAAKIEVMIAEEMDEFQVWLKTLGVRPVIRALQDKSNGIYEDTMDSLFNKLPELDEHQRKVIRQLTKSIVNQMMHDPINVIKEMSGSDQGTEALAYFTQIFALQSQLEAGGGGNGSSPAPVQKKENDRVSAAEFLVPKTVFAPAGLLGG
- a CDS encoding IMP dehydrogenase — encoded protein: MAYYYEQPSRTFSEFLLVPSLTTKACIPGNVDLRTPVTKFKRGETPALTMNLPVTSAVMQAVSDHNMAIALAKSGGISFIYGSQSVEQQVEMVRRVKKFKAGFVVSDANLRPEDTLQDVLALKARSGHSTIAITDNGEPTGKLMGIVTSRDYRENRLPRECPITGFMTPLSSLIYAQEGITLTEANDMIWDHKLNCLPVVNSEGNLMYLVFRKDYDSHQEYPLELHDSNKQLIVGAGINSRDYKERVPALVEAGADVLCIDSSDGYSEWQAETIRYIKETFGEAVKVGAGNVVDKEGFLYLVEAGADFIKVGIGGGSICITREQKGIGRGQASSVIEVAAARQEYYEQTGIYVPICSDGGIVHDYHIVLALAMGADFVMLGRYFARFDESPGRKLLVGGNFVKEYWGEGSSRARNWQRYDFGNADKESKLEFEEGVDSFIPYAGRLKDNLDLSISKIKSTMCNCGALTIPQLQQHAKITLVSATTIYEGGAHDVMLKEKDRTS
- the hpt gene encoding hypoxanthine phosphoribosyltransferase; this translates as MNELRKVLVSKAELESKVRELGAVISRDYEGKELVLIGILKGAAVFMSDLMREITFPVAVDYMSVSSYGSSATTSGVITIKQDIDTDIRGKHVLLVEDLIDTGLTLQHLKQLFALREAASVRICTILSKPSRRVADIPIDYNGIDIPDEFVVGYGLDYAEQYRNLPEVWIVETDGGH
- a CDS encoding phosphoribosyltransferase, producing MSASYARLSESISSAKNVRIFKNKDTTYDFKLYPFGERGTYIHPELISEITANLASSITEQFPAFDYIVSPEPGGHTWGMLAAYKLNKPMNILRLSTELYDNYEVCIKRETAYNENYIYFDGFKSGDRVLILDDVISSGATIRCIADQMKIMGIELVGVQGILAKGEHYKKLEADYGFPVRVLSAV